One genomic segment of Luteitalea sp. includes these proteins:
- a CDS encoding biotin--[acetyl-CoA-carboxylase] ligase codes for MSELPNDLGVALAGVVQHAGAFATRVLFRPIVASTNDEAAALAAGGAPEGTIVIAEEQTAGRGRRGRTWHSPAGAGVYFSIVFRPTGAESLTTQGGGSATALLTVMSGVAVAEGIRQASGLAVAIKWPNDVVVEARVPVTGRARRRKLAGILAEAAVTGEQLQHVIVGIGVNVREAPRPREIVQLATSIEGELGRSCERGALVAAIVAALAFWRRRTLAGDLQAVLQRWRELSPSSRGVRVGWEAQGRLRRGVTAGIDSTGALLVDTPEGRERVVAGELSWEW; via the coding sequence ATGTCAGAGCTCCCAAACGATCTTGGCGTAGCGCTGGCTGGTGTGGTCCAACATGCTGGCGCCTTTGCCACCAGAGTTCTGTTTCGTCCCATCGTCGCATCGACGAATGACGAGGCGGCGGCGCTCGCAGCCGGCGGCGCACCTGAGGGAACGATTGTCATCGCCGAGGAGCAGACTGCTGGACGCGGCCGCCGGGGCCGGACCTGGCACTCACCGGCTGGAGCTGGCGTCTACTTCTCGATCGTCTTTCGTCCAACGGGTGCGGAGTCCCTGACGACACAGGGCGGCGGATCGGCGACCGCACTCCTGACGGTGATGAGCGGCGTGGCGGTCGCGGAGGGCATTCGGCAGGCTTCCGGCCTCGCTGTTGCCATCAAGTGGCCGAACGACGTCGTGGTCGAGGCGCGTGTGCCCGTTACAGGACGCGCGCGTCGCAGGAAGCTGGCCGGGATCCTGGCGGAGGCGGCAGTGACTGGCGAGCAGCTGCAGCATGTGATCGTGGGCATCGGCGTCAACGTGCGAGAAGCGCCACGACCACGGGAGATCGTGCAGCTTGCCACCTCGATCGAGGGGGAGCTGGGGCGGTCGTGTGAGCGCGGCGCGTTGGTTGCGGCCATTGTCGCGGCGCTGGCGTTCTGGCGCCGGCGGACATTGGCTGGAGACCTACAGGCTGTCCTGCAGCGCTGGCGCGAGCTCTCACCCTCTAGTCGTGGCGTGCGTGTCGGATGGGAGGCGCAAGGTCGGCTGCGGCGCGGCGTGACCGCTGGCATCGACAGCACCGGCGCGTTGCTCGTCGACACACCAGAGGGCCGCGAACGCGTTGTCGCGGGTGAGCTGTCGTGGGAGTGGTGA
- the nadC gene encoding carboxylating nicotinate-nucleotide diphosphorylase, with protein sequence MKVAPFAPLEPGFYREVVRRALAEDLGWGDVTTEATVPSDLRGRGRLVANEPCVVAGLDIAAETFRQLDPNAVATWAVQDGARISAGTQLGEVVGRAVALLTAERTALNFLQRLCGIATLTRSFVEAAGGRTTVLDTRKTAPTLRALDKYAVRAGGGVNHRLALDDGILIKDNHVTVAGGVRSAVARMKEAGQDMPIEVEVKTLDELDAALEAGADRILADNMEVDALREVVKRTRGRARVEISGGVTLDRVPELAILGAEFISVGAITHSARAIDLTFSIEAL encoded by the coding sequence ATGAAGGTCGCGCCATTTGCGCCACTCGAGCCAGGCTTCTACCGAGAGGTGGTGCGGCGCGCGCTCGCCGAAGATCTCGGTTGGGGCGACGTGACGACGGAAGCGACCGTTCCGAGCGACCTGCGCGGCCGCGGCCGTCTCGTTGCCAACGAGCCGTGTGTGGTGGCCGGCCTCGACATCGCGGCAGAGACGTTCCGGCAGCTCGACCCGAATGCCGTGGCGACATGGGCCGTGCAAGATGGCGCACGGATCAGCGCTGGCACTCAGCTTGGAGAGGTGGTTGGCCGCGCGGTGGCGCTCCTCACGGCGGAGCGCACTGCGTTGAACTTCCTCCAGCGACTTTGCGGTATCGCGACGTTGACCCGTTCCTTCGTGGAGGCCGCTGGCGGTCGGACGACAGTGCTCGATACCCGCAAGACCGCGCCGACCCTGCGTGCGCTGGACAAGTACGCCGTTCGTGCCGGCGGAGGCGTGAATCACCGCCTGGCGCTCGACGACGGGATCCTCATCAAGGACAACCACGTGACCGTGGCAGGTGGAGTTCGGAGCGCCGTGGCCCGCATGAAGGAAGCCGGCCAGGACATGCCCATCGAGGTCGAGGTCAAGACGCTCGATGAGCTCGACGCGGCTCTCGAGGCCGGGGCGGACCGCATCCTCGCCGACAACATGGAGGTCGACGCCTTGCGAGAAGTGGTCAAACGGACGCGCGGCCGCGCACGTGTGGAGATCTCAGGCGGAGTCACGCTCGACCGTGTGCCGGAGCTGGCGATCCTCGGCGCCGAGTTCATCTCGGTCGGCGCGATCACTCATTCGGCGCGCGCCATCGATCTCACTTTCAGCATCGAGGCGCTTTGA
- the valS gene encoding valine--tRNA ligase: protein MADGRTLDSPIIAPDKPALEGLEAKWMTRWEAEGIYRFDRSRPRAEVYAVDTPPPTVSGTLHIGHVASYTHTDVVARFQRMRGKSVFYPMGWDDNGLPTERRVQNYYGVRCDPSLPYDPHFAPPEKPGREVIAVSRPNFIELCSKLTQQDEKAFEELWRYLGLSVDWSMTYATIDTRAQRASQRAFLRLLGRGLAYQVEAPTLWDVDFRTAVAQAELEDREVPGAYHRIRFAHQDRQGAVEIETTRPELIPACVALVAHPNDERYRPLVGSEVVTPLFGVRVPVRAHELADPEKGTGIAMICTFGDLTDVTWWRELHLPVRSVIASNGRLRPLSWGAAGWESIDPERARRFYEALEGVPIAKARARIVQDLRESGDLVGEPRPITHAVKFYEKGDRPLEIVTSRQWFIKATELREAMLERGRELTWVPDHMRHRYEAWVNGLTGDWCVSRQRFFGVPFPVWYPVGADGLTDYDHPIVPSETRLPIDPSTDTPEGYGPEQRGQAGGFQADPDVMDTWATSSLSPQIAAGWEEDESLFERVFPMDLRPQAHDIIRTWLFTTVLRAHLEHDSLPWSHVAISGWVLDPDRKKMSKSKGNVVTPLGLLQEFGSDGVRYWAASGGPGVDTAFETAQMRVGRRLAIKLLNASKFVLSRPEPSGPVTESVDRGLLTRLARVVADTTRDLEQYEYARALDRIERLFWGFCDDYLELVKSRRYGDQGVQLASSANGAMLVALPVMLRLFAPYLPFATEEVWSWWHTDSVHRAKWPTSDDVLAAIGGEHVAGLETLEVAVEVLGEVRRAKSEGQRPLKAPVARAIVHDRPARLERLRAADADLRAAALIQVLELVASDQFRVEVELVA from the coding sequence ATGGCGGACGGCCGGACGCTCGACAGTCCTATCATCGCTCCCGATAAGCCAGCGCTCGAAGGCCTCGAGGCCAAGTGGATGACGCGGTGGGAGGCTGAAGGGATCTATCGCTTCGACAGATCTCGTCCGCGGGCCGAGGTCTACGCGGTCGACACGCCGCCTCCCACTGTGAGTGGCACCCTGCACATCGGCCATGTGGCGTCGTATACGCACACCGACGTCGTGGCGCGGTTTCAGAGGATGCGAGGCAAGTCTGTCTTCTACCCAATGGGGTGGGACGACAACGGGCTGCCGACCGAGCGCCGCGTGCAGAACTACTACGGGGTGCGGTGCGATCCATCGCTGCCGTACGACCCGCATTTCGCGCCGCCCGAGAAGCCTGGCCGAGAGGTCATTGCCGTCTCGCGCCCCAACTTCATCGAGCTCTGTTCCAAGCTCACACAACAGGATGAGAAGGCGTTCGAGGAGCTGTGGCGCTACTTGGGACTGTCCGTCGATTGGTCGATGACCTACGCCACGATCGACACGCGGGCCCAACGCGCTTCGCAGCGGGCATTCCTCCGGTTGCTCGGGCGTGGTCTCGCCTACCAAGTGGAAGCCCCTACTCTCTGGGACGTCGATTTCCGGACGGCTGTTGCGCAGGCAGAGCTGGAGGATCGCGAAGTCCCGGGCGCTTATCACCGCATCCGATTTGCTCACCAGGACCGGCAGGGCGCCGTCGAGATCGAGACGACCAGGCCCGAGCTCATTCCAGCGTGCGTTGCCCTCGTGGCACATCCGAACGACGAGCGGTATCGGCCGCTGGTGGGATCGGAGGTGGTGACACCGCTCTTCGGCGTACGCGTGCCCGTACGTGCGCACGAGCTTGCCGATCCTGAGAAAGGCACGGGCATCGCCATGATCTGCACGTTCGGCGACCTGACCGACGTGACCTGGTGGCGAGAGCTGCACCTGCCCGTGCGCAGCGTGATCGCATCGAACGGGCGCCTGCGCCCGTTGAGCTGGGGCGCCGCGGGCTGGGAGTCGATCGACCCCGAGCGTGCGCGGCGCTTCTATGAGGCGCTCGAAGGGGTCCCTATCGCCAAGGCGCGTGCGCGCATCGTCCAGGACCTGCGGGAGAGCGGTGATCTCGTTGGTGAGCCTCGCCCGATCACGCACGCCGTCAAGTTCTACGAGAAGGGTGACCGCCCGCTCGAGATCGTGACGAGTCGCCAGTGGTTCATCAAAGCGACGGAGCTCCGCGAGGCGATGCTGGAGCGTGGTCGCGAGCTCACGTGGGTGCCGGATCACATGCGGCACCGCTATGAGGCTTGGGTGAATGGTCTCACGGGAGACTGGTGCGTGAGCCGGCAGCGATTCTTTGGCGTGCCGTTTCCCGTGTGGTATCCGGTCGGCGCCGACGGCCTGACCGACTACGACCATCCCATCGTCCCGTCCGAGACCCGCCTGCCGATCGATCCGTCGACGGACACTCCGGAGGGATACGGTCCGGAGCAGCGGGGCCAGGCCGGAGGGTTCCAGGCGGACCCGGACGTGATGGATACGTGGGCCACCTCGTCGCTGTCACCGCAAATCGCGGCCGGGTGGGAAGAGGACGAGAGCTTGTTCGAGCGCGTCTTTCCGATGGATTTGCGGCCCCAGGCGCACGACATCATCCGAACGTGGCTCTTCACCACCGTCCTGCGCGCTCACCTGGAGCACGACTCGCTGCCGTGGAGCCACGTCGCCATCTCTGGCTGGGTGCTCGACCCGGATCGCAAGAAGATGTCGAAGTCGAAGGGCAACGTGGTGACGCCGCTCGGCCTGCTTCAGGAGTTCGGATCCGATGGCGTGCGCTACTGGGCGGCAAGCGGCGGGCCGGGCGTGGACACCGCGTTCGAAACGGCGCAGATGCGCGTAGGCCGCCGGTTGGCCATCAAGCTCTTGAACGCATCGAAGTTCGTGCTGAGCCGGCCGGAGCCGAGCGGTCCGGTGACGGAGTCGGTGGACCGCGGCCTCTTGACGCGCCTGGCACGTGTCGTTGCCGACACCACCCGCGATCTGGAGCAGTACGAATATGCGCGTGCGCTCGATCGTATCGAGCGCTTGTTCTGGGGATTCTGTGACGATTACCTCGAGTTGGTGAAGTCGCGACGCTACGGCGACCAAGGTGTGCAGCTCGCATCCTCGGCAAACGGTGCCATGCTGGTCGCGCTGCCGGTCATGCTCCGCCTGTTCGCGCCGTATCTCCCTTTTGCCACCGAGGAGGTCTGGTCCTGGTGGCACACTGATTCCGTTCACCGCGCCAAGTGGCCCACGAGCGATGACGTGCTGGCGGCCATTGGCGGCGAGCACGTGGCCGGTCTCGAGACACTCGAGGTGGCGGTCGAGGTGCTGGGCGAGGTGCGCCGTGCGAAGTCGGAAGGCCAGCGGCCGCTCAAAGCGCCGGTCGCGCGTGCGATCGTCCACGACAGGCCGGCTCGCCTCGAGCGCCTGCGCGCTGCAGATGCGGATTTGCGCGCCGCAGCCCTCATTCAAGTACTTGAACTGGTCGCAAGCGATCAATTCAGGGTGGAGGTGGAGTTGGTCGCATGA
- a CDS encoding methylmalonyl-CoA mutase, which translates to MRKIRVIVAKPGLDGHDRGAKVIARALRDAGMEVIYTGLRQTPEQIVAAALQEDADVIGLSILSGAHLHICPRVMALLEQHQLDDVLVVVGGIIPDQDVEKLQRMGVRGIFIPGTPMQQIVDFISGNVRK; encoded by the coding sequence ATGCGCAAGATACGTGTCATTGTCGCCAAACCTGGTCTCGATGGGCACGACCGAGGGGCAAAGGTCATTGCTCGGGCCCTCCGGGATGCGGGCATGGAGGTGATTTATACCGGTCTGCGACAGACACCGGAGCAGATCGTGGCAGCCGCCCTGCAAGAGGACGCCGACGTCATCGGCTTGTCGATTCTCTCGGGCGCGCACCTCCACATCTGCCCACGAGTGATGGCGCTTCTCGAGCAGCACCAGCTGGACGACGTATTGGTCGTGGTGGGCGGAATCATCCCAGACCAGGACGTCGAGAAGCTGCAGAGAATGGGCGTCCGCGGGATCTTCATCCCCGGTACGCCCATGCAGCAGATCGTGGACTTCATCAGCGGCAACGTCCGTAAGTAG
- a CDS encoding methylmalonyl-CoA mutase, whose protein sequence is MSKTIEPQQSTRADWERDTLAPALEKAPERRASFKTVSGREVGRLYTPEDLPNWDYTRDLADPGVFPYTRGIHATGYRGKPWTMRQFAGFGTPEATNGRYKELLAAGGTGLSVAFDLPTLMGRDPDHAMSLGEVGKCGVSVASLADMERLFEGIDLSAVTTSMTINSPAAMIFAMYLVVAEKAGASWRQLSGTIQNDILKEYIAQKEYIYPPRPSMRFITDVFAFCTREVPRWNSISVSGYHIREAGATAAQELAFTLRDGIEYVQWGVDAGLDVDDFAPRISFFFNAHNDFFEEIAKYRAARRIWAHVMRDRFRATAERSWKLRFHSQTAGVSLSAQQPYNNVVRTTIQALAAVLGGTQSLHTNSLDEALALPSAQAATLALRTQQIIANESGVSNVVDPLGGSYFVEALTRDLEAEAYRYFETIDRMGGMVTAVEQGYPQREIAESAYQFQQAVERKEQIIVGVNEFAQEEQSPIDILYIDEEASDTQCQRLHELRATRDPAAVQQALDALQRAAVGHDNVMYPILDAVRAYATLGEMCDALREVWGEYEEQPTV, encoded by the coding sequence GTGAGCAAGACGATCGAGCCGCAACAATCAACCCGCGCCGACTGGGAGCGAGACACATTGGCACCGGCGCTCGAGAAAGCGCCGGAGCGTCGCGCCTCTTTCAAGACCGTATCCGGCCGTGAGGTCGGGCGGCTCTACACGCCGGAAGACCTGCCGAACTGGGACTACACGCGTGACCTCGCCGATCCGGGTGTCTTTCCCTACACCCGCGGTATCCACGCCACCGGCTATCGTGGCAAGCCATGGACGATGCGGCAGTTCGCGGGCTTCGGGACGCCGGAGGCGACAAACGGGCGCTACAAGGAGCTGCTGGCGGCCGGCGGAACCGGTCTGAGCGTGGCCTTCGATTTGCCCACGTTGATGGGACGCGATCCGGACCATGCGATGTCGCTCGGCGAGGTAGGGAAGTGCGGCGTGAGCGTGGCGTCGCTAGCCGACATGGAGCGTCTCTTCGAGGGGATCGACCTTTCGGCGGTGACCACGTCGATGACCATCAATTCGCCGGCCGCCATGATCTTCGCGATGTACCTGGTGGTTGCGGAGAAGGCCGGGGCGAGTTGGCGCCAACTATCGGGCACGATACAGAACGACATCCTGAAGGAGTACATCGCGCAGAAGGAGTACATCTATCCGCCGCGGCCCTCCATGCGGTTCATCACCGACGTGTTTGCCTTCTGCACGCGGGAGGTGCCGCGGTGGAACTCGATCTCGGTCAGCGGCTATCACATTCGTGAAGCGGGCGCGACGGCTGCGCAGGAGCTGGCATTCACCTTGCGCGACGGCATCGAGTACGTGCAATGGGGCGTCGACGCAGGGCTCGATGTGGACGACTTCGCACCGCGCATCTCGTTCTTCTTCAATGCCCACAACGACTTCTTCGAGGAGATTGCCAAGTACCGCGCGGCGCGCCGCATCTGGGCGCATGTGATGCGCGATCGATTCCGTGCGACAGCGGAGCGATCGTGGAAGCTGCGCTTCCACAGCCAAACGGCGGGCGTCTCGTTGAGCGCCCAACAGCCCTACAACAACGTCGTGCGCACGACGATCCAAGCCCTTGCCGCGGTGCTCGGTGGTACGCAGTCGCTCCACACCAACTCGTTGGACGAGGCGCTCGCCTTGCCGAGCGCGCAGGCCGCCACGCTCGCCTTGCGGACACAACAGATCATCGCCAACGAGAGCGGCGTGAGCAACGTTGTCGACCCTCTAGGCGGCTCGTACTTCGTCGAAGCGCTGACGCGGGATCTCGAGGCGGAGGCGTACCGCTACTTCGAGACGATCGACCGGATGGGCGGGATGGTCACGGCCGTCGAACAGGGCTATCCGCAGCGCGAGATTGCTGAGAGCGCGTATCAATTCCAGCAGGCCGTGGAGCGCAAGGAACAGATCATCGTGGGCGTGAACGAGTTCGCCCAGGAGGAACAGTCGCCGATCGACATCCTCTACATCGACGAAGAAGCGTCGGACACACAATGCCAACGGCTGCACGAGCTGCGCGCGACCCGCGATCCCGCGGCCGTGCAACAGGCATTGGACGCCTTGCAACGGGCCGCCGTGGGCCACGACAACGTGATGTACCCAATTCTCGATGCCGTACGAGCCTACGCGACCCTCGGTGAGATGTGCGACGCGCTGCGTGAAGTCTGGGGCGAGTACGAGGAACAGCCCACGGTCTAA
- a CDS encoding VWA domain-containing protein — translation MVHHGAEAAAAASRDAAGQSPQAPPPERPPAEQAEKPPAAPTEQEQEQKQEPGQAGNQEQAEAPEQPTFRTGINFVRVDAIVTDRKGNPITDLTARDFELREDGEPQRIEAFRLIRVTGEPDPGEASPRAITSDYVEESEAAREDVRLMVIFLDDYHVRRGADLFVRQVLADWVDNHLGTTDMVAVMTPLTSLSEVKFTRNRRLVASAMRSFLGRKGDYFPRNEFEERYANYPVEVVERIRNQVSLSALEGLMVKLGGMREGRKTVVLVSEGYSNYVPPQMNDPVASMPGFGNTNRRNPTLGGDMNEDRARFFANSDLHVYVREAFASANRNNTSIYALDPRGLAAFEYDVSQPSVPLTTDAGSLRETMDTLRVLADETDGRAIVNQNDLMSGLNQMLRDSSAYYLLGYTTTKATDGKFHEIKVRVKRDDVDVRARRGYWAYNEADVKRMTEATKPGPPRDVTDALAAVERPGRAEVIRTWVGSSPGENGQSQVMFVWEPASGAVTGREDRVARVRVTAAGSGGTPYFRGVVPENGSANAPVTFTAPPGPMQVRLAAEGKDGGVVDSDLLDISVPDFTTPEVHVATPAVYRMRTAVEFREASKSPNAVPTPSRQFSRTERLLIRFAGAGPGGNRGLQPSARLLNRQGQPMSDLQVGEAPQGGLYTWQVDLPLAGLPPGDFLVELKAAAGEKSARQLVGFRVGS, via the coding sequence GTGGTGCATCATGGCGCCGAAGCCGCCGCGGCGGCGTCTCGCGATGCAGCGGGCCAGAGCCCGCAGGCGCCGCCGCCAGAGCGCCCACCGGCCGAGCAGGCGGAAAAGCCGCCCGCCGCGCCAACCGAGCAGGAGCAGGAGCAGAAGCAGGAGCCCGGTCAAGCGGGCAATCAGGAGCAAGCCGAGGCTCCCGAGCAGCCGACGTTTCGTACCGGCATCAACTTCGTGCGGGTCGACGCGATCGTCACCGATCGGAAGGGCAATCCCATTACCGATCTGACGGCCCGTGACTTCGAGCTGCGAGAAGACGGTGAGCCACAGCGCATCGAGGCGTTTCGCCTCATCCGTGTGACCGGTGAGCCAGATCCGGGTGAAGCGTCGCCGCGCGCCATCACGTCTGACTATGTCGAGGAGTCGGAAGCCGCGCGCGAGGACGTCCGCCTCATGGTCATCTTCTTGGACGATTACCATGTGCGCCGCGGCGCAGACCTCTTCGTCCGGCAGGTCTTGGCCGACTGGGTCGACAACCATCTCGGTACGACGGACATGGTGGCCGTGATGACCCCGCTCACCTCACTGTCGGAGGTGAAGTTCACGCGGAACCGCCGTCTCGTCGCGTCCGCGATGCGCAGCTTTCTCGGACGCAAGGGCGACTACTTTCCACGCAACGAGTTCGAGGAGCGGTACGCCAACTATCCGGTCGAGGTCGTGGAGCGCATTCGCAATCAGGTGAGCCTCTCCGCCCTGGAGGGCTTGATGGTGAAGCTCGGCGGCATGCGCGAGGGACGCAAGACGGTCGTGCTCGTGAGTGAAGGCTACTCGAACTACGTCCCGCCGCAGATGAACGATCCGGTCGCGTCGATGCCAGGCTTCGGCAACACCAATCGGCGCAATCCCACGTTGGGTGGGGATATGAACGAGGATCGTGCGCGCTTCTTCGCGAACAGCGACTTACACGTCTATGTGCGCGAAGCCTTTGCCTCGGCCAACCGCAATAACACGTCGATCTACGCGCTCGATCCGCGCGGCCTCGCGGCATTCGAGTACGATGTGAGCCAACCCTCCGTGCCGCTCACCACCGACGCGGGCTCGCTCCGCGAGACGATGGACACGCTGCGGGTCCTGGCCGACGAGACCGACGGCCGCGCCATCGTCAACCAGAACGACCTCATGAGCGGGCTGAATCAGATGTTGCGCGATTCGAGCGCCTATTATCTCTTGGGTTACACGACCACCAAAGCGACCGATGGCAAGTTCCACGAAATCAAAGTGCGCGTGAAGCGCGACGATGTCGACGTACGGGCGCGGCGCGGCTATTGGGCCTACAACGAGGCGGACGTGAAGCGTATGACGGAAGCGACCAAGCCTGGACCACCACGCGACGTCACCGACGCGCTCGCGGCGGTCGAGCGGCCAGGCCGGGCGGAGGTGATTCGGACGTGGGTTGGCTCGTCGCCAGGCGAGAACGGGCAATCGCAGGTCATGTTCGTCTGGGAGCCGGCCTCCGGCGCGGTCACTGGGCGGGAGGATCGCGTGGCGCGTGTCCGCGTCACCGCGGCGGGCAGCGGCGGTACACCGTACTTCCGCGGTGTTGTCCCGGAGAACGGCTCGGCCAATGCCCCGGTGACCTTCACCGCACCGCCTGGTCCGATGCAGGTCAGGCTCGCCGCGGAGGGTAAGGACGGCGGTGTGGTGGACTCCGATCTCCTGGATATCAGTGTCCCGGACTTCACCACGCCGGAGGTTCACGTCGCCACGCCGGCCGTGTACCGCATGCGGACCGCCGTCGAGTTTCGAGAGGCGAGCAAGAGTCCCAACGCCGTGCCGACGCCATCACGCCAGTTCAGCCGCACCGAGCGGCTGTTGATCCGGTTTGCCGGGGCCGGACCTGGCGGCAATCGAGGCCTCCAGCCTTCGGCTCGTCTGCTCAATCGGCAGGGCCAGCCGATGTCGGATCTGCAAGTGGGAGAGGCGCCCCAGGGCGGGCTGTACACGTGGCAGGTCGATCTCCCGTTGGCCGGCCTGCCACCAGGAGACTTTCTCGTCGAGCTGAAGGCCGCGGCTGGCGAAAAATCCGCCCGCCAGCTCGTAGGCTTCAGGGTTGGGAGCTGA
- a CDS encoding acyl-CoA dehydrogenase: MGDPLLDTPLPLTRLSEDETLFRDSIRQFADEKVRPRVGEMDEHALLDADLVRQLFELGVMGIEIPESDGGAGGRFFHAVLAVEELSRVDPSVGVLVDVQNTLVINALLRWGHDSVKRRYLPKLATTWIGAYALSEAGSGSDAFAMGARAVETDDGFRLSGQKLWITNGNEATLFLVFANLNPEAGYRGITAFLVERGFEGFTVGKKEDKLGIRASSTCELLFEQCRVPHDNLVGERGKGYKVAIDTLNEGRIGIGAQMVGLARGALEQAIKHTKERKQFGKPVAEFQGVQFQLARAATEVEAARLLVYNAARLRDAGHPFLTEAAMCKLFSSEVAERTASLAVNLLGGYGFVRDYPVEKLYRDAKIGQIYEGTSNLQLQTIAKQILGG; this comes from the coding sequence ATGGGTGACCCTTTACTCGACACGCCCCTCCCTCTGACGCGTCTGTCGGAAGACGAAACCCTCTTCCGTGACAGCATCCGGCAGTTTGCCGACGAAAAGGTCCGGCCGCGCGTCGGCGAGATGGACGAGCACGCCCTGTTGGACGCCGACCTCGTGCGGCAGCTCTTCGAGCTCGGCGTGATGGGCATCGAGATCCCGGAGTCGGACGGCGGGGCCGGTGGGCGGTTCTTCCATGCCGTGCTCGCGGTCGAGGAACTGTCGCGTGTCGATCCGTCCGTTGGTGTTCTCGTGGATGTCCAGAACACGCTCGTCATCAACGCGCTGCTGCGTTGGGGCCACGACAGCGTGAAGCGACGGTACCTCCCAAAGCTCGCAACCACCTGGATCGGCGCTTACGCGCTCTCGGAAGCCGGCTCCGGCAGCGACGCCTTTGCCATGGGCGCACGCGCCGTCGAAACCGACGATGGCTTTCGACTCTCCGGACAGAAGCTCTGGATCACCAACGGGAACGAAGCGACCCTCTTCCTCGTCTTTGCGAACCTCAATCCAGAGGCGGGCTACCGTGGTATCACGGCCTTTCTGGTCGAGCGCGGCTTCGAAGGCTTCACCGTGGGCAAGAAGGAAGACAAGCTTGGTATTCGCGCGAGCAGTACGTGCGAGCTCCTCTTCGAGCAGTGTCGAGTGCCGCACGACAACCTGGTCGGTGAGCGCGGCAAGGGGTACAAGGTCGCCATCGATACGCTGAACGAAGGCCGCATTGGCATTGGCGCGCAGATGGTCGGGCTCGCGCGTGGCGCGCTCGAGCAGGCGATCAAGCACACGAAGGAGCGCAAGCAGTTCGGCAAGCCGGTCGCGGAATTCCAGGGCGTTCAGTTCCAGCTCGCCCGCGCGGCTACCGAGGTCGAGGCCGCGCGCCTGCTCGTCTACAACGCCGCGCGGCTGCGCGACGCCGGCCATCCCTTCCTCACGGAGGCAGCAATGTGCAAGCTCTTCTCCTCCGAGGTGGCAGAACGGACGGCGTCGCTCGCAGTGAACCTGCTGGGCGGATACGGCTTCGTCAGGGACTATCCCGTCGAGAAGCTCTATCGCGACGCCAAGATCGGGCAGATCTACGAGGGCACCTCGAATCTGCAGCTTCAAACGATCGCCAAGCAGATTCTCGGTGGTTAG
- a CDS encoding acyl-CoA dehydrogenase, protein MDFDLSPEQQAFLELVERFAREEVSPCAAAIDEHDEFPRDLVSRAAALGLMGITVPDAYGGGGRDHVTYALALEAVARASATLAVILAVNNSLLASPLVAFADADQKTRWLRPLASGAAVGAFALSEEQSGTDAFNVQTRATVDGRGYRLNGHKVWTANAVAADVALVFAASEPGSRGRALSAFVVPLDAEGIVRIARNDSLGVRGLGCMDLELRDVYVDESHVIGGPGQGLRVAHRALENGRIAVAAQALGIGQAALDEALQHARRRETFGQPIGSYQAIQWMLADMATELDAARMLTYKAAALADSQDWVAPEAAMAKLYASEAAHRAADRAMQILASAGYRRGSRVERLFRDVRATEIYQGTSEAQRMIIAEAILGE, encoded by the coding sequence ATGGACTTCGACCTCAGCCCGGAGCAGCAAGCATTCTTGGAGCTCGTCGAGCGGTTCGCGCGTGAGGAGGTGTCGCCGTGCGCAGCCGCGATCGATGAGCACGACGAGTTTCCGCGCGATCTCGTCAGTCGGGCAGCTGCCCTTGGCCTGATGGGGATTACGGTGCCGGACGCGTACGGCGGCGGGGGTCGCGACCATGTCACGTATGCGCTCGCGCTCGAGGCGGTCGCTCGCGCGAGCGCCACCCTCGCGGTGATCCTCGCCGTGAACAACTCGCTGCTCGCATCCCCCCTCGTTGCCTTTGCGGACGCCGACCAGAAAACCCGCTGGCTCCGTCCCTTGGCCTCCGGGGCTGCAGTTGGCGCATTCGCGCTGTCCGAGGAGCAGTCGGGCACCGATGCGTTCAATGTGCAGACCCGCGCCACGGTCGATGGTCGCGGATATCGGCTCAACGGCCACAAGGTGTGGACGGCCAATGCTGTCGCGGCGGATGTCGCGTTGGTTTTCGCCGCCTCTGAACCGGGTTCGCGCGGCCGAGCGCTCAGCGCCTTTGTCGTGCCGCTCGACGCGGAGGGCATCGTCCGCATTGCGCGCAACGACTCACTCGGCGTGCGCGGCCTCGGCTGCATGGATCTCGAGCTGCGTGACGTCTACGTCGACGAGAGCCACGTCATCGGGGGACCTGGACAGGGCCTTCGCGTGGCGCATCGTGCGCTCGAGAACGGCCGTATCGCCGTGGCCGCCCAAGCGCTCGGAATCGGACAAGCGGCCCTGGACGAAGCGCTGCAACACGCGCGGCGACGCGAGACGTTCGGCCAGCCGATTGGCAGCTATCAGGCGATCCAGTGGATGCTCGCCGATATGGCCACCGAGCTGGACGCCGCACGGATGCTCACCTACAAGGCTGCCGCACTGGCGGATTCTCAAGATTGGGTCGCGCCAGAAGCCGCCATGGCCAAGCTCTACGCCTCCGAAGCCGCGCATCGCGCCGCAGACCGCGCCATGCAGATTCTTGCCTCGGCCGGCTATCGCCGCGGATCGCGCGTCGAACGCCTCTTTCGCGACGTGCGCGCGACGGAAATCTACCAGGGCACGTCGGAAGCCCAGCGCATGATCATCGCAGAGGCGATTCTCGGCGAGTAG